A genome region from Brassica oleracea var. oleracea cultivar TO1000 chromosome C2, BOL, whole genome shotgun sequence includes the following:
- the LOC106327904 gene encoding cytochrome P450 71B19: protein MGISLLCFCFVTFLTLIFLVKKIKQSKWNLPPTPPTFPVIGNLHQIGELPHRSLQSLAQRFGPVMLIHFGFVPVVVVTSKEAAEEVLRTHDLDCCSRPKLVGTRLLSRDFKDVGFTPYGEEWKERRKFAVRELFCLKKVQSFRHIREEECNFLVKKLSESAVDRTPVDLSKTLFWLTASILFRVALGQDFHESKFIDKEEIEELVFEAETALASFTCSDFFPVAGLGWLVDWFSGQHKRLNDVFLKLDTLFQLVIDDHLNPGRTKDHEDIIDAMLDVIHKQGKNDSLKFTVDHIKGFLANIFLAGIDTGAITMIWAMTELAKKPTLMKKVQDEIRDCLGNNKETITEEDVDKVPYLKLVIKETFRLHPAAPLILPRETMSHMKVQGYDILPKTRILVNTWAIGRDPKLWTEPEEFNPERFIDSHVDYRGQHYELLPFGSGRRMCPGMPMGIATVELGLLNLLYFFDWRVPDGMTHKDIDTEEAGTLTTVKKVPLKLVPVRVM, encoded by the exons ATGGGTATCTCTTTGCTCTGTTTTTGCTTCGTTACTTTCCTTACATTAATCTTTCTCGTTAAAAAGATTAAACAATCCAAATGGAATCTCCCTCCAACCCCCCCTACGTTTCCGGTCATCGGAAACCTACACCAAATCGGAGAACTGCCTCACAGGTCACTTCAAAGTCTAGCCCAAAGATTCGGACCTGTGATGCTTATTCACTTCGGGTTTGTACCCGTGGTTGTAGTCACATCAAAAGAAGCAGCTGAAGAAGTTCTCAGAACTCACGACCTAGACTGTTGCAGCAGGCCTAAGCTCGTGGGGACAAGGCTACTCTCACGGGACTTTAAAGATGTCGGTTTCACGCCATACGGTGAAGAGTGGAAGGAGCGTCGCAAGTTCGCGGTACGTGAGCTTTTCTGTCTGAAAAAAGTTCAGTCGTTTAGGCATATAAGAGAGGAAGAATGTAACTTTCTTGTCAAGAAACTGTCGGAATCTGCGGTGGATCGAACTCCGGTTGATTTAAGCAAAACCCTTTTCTGGCTGACTGCAAGTATCCTCTTTAGAGTTGCCTTGGGACAGGATTTCCACGAGAGCAAGTTCATCGATAAAGAAGAGATCGAAGAGCTTGTGTTTGAAGCCGAGACTGCCCTAGCTAGTTTCACTTGTTCTGATTTTTTCCCTGTTGCTGGACTTGGATGGCTTGTTGACTGGTTCTCTGGACAACACAAGAGGCTCAACGATGTTTTCTTGAAGCTAGATACTCTGTTTCAGCTTGTGATTGATGACCACTTGAATCCTGGAAGAACCAAAGATCATGAAGACATCATCGATGCAATGTTGGATGTGATTCATAAACAAGGCAAAAATGATTCCTTGAAGTTCACGGTAGATCATATTAAGGGCTTTCTCGCG AATATATTTCTCGCAGGGATAGACACAGGGGCCATCACCATGATATGGGCAATGACTGAGCTCGCTAAAAAACCTACACTTATGAAAAAAGTTCAAGACGAGATCCGAGACTGCCTTGGCAACAATAAGGAGACAATCACCGAAGAAGATGTCGATAAGGTTCCTTACTTGAAGCTGGTAATAAAAGAAACGTTCAGGTTACATCCAGCAGCTCCTCTTATACTCCCAAGGGAAACAATGTCTCACATGAAAGTTCAAGGCTATGATATTCTCCCCAAGACAAGGATCTTGGTCAACACTTGGGCGATAGGAAGAGATCCCAAACTCTGGACGGAACCAGAGGAGTTTAACCCGGAGAGGTTTATTGATAGTCATGTGGATTATAGAGGACAACATTACGAGCTCTTACCATTTGGGTCTGGTCGAAGGATGTGTCCTGGGATGCCTATGGGGATTGCTACTGTTGAGTTGGGACTCTTGAACTTGCTTTACTTCTTTGATTGGAGAGTTCCTGATGGAATGACACATAAGGATATCGACACAGAAGAAGCTGGTACTCTTACTACCGTCAAGAAAGTACCTCTCAAGCTTGTTCCAGTTCGAGTTATGTGA